One Cedecea neteri DNA segment encodes these proteins:
- the tar gene encoding methyl-accepting chemotaxis protein II, giving the protein MLKRIRVVTMLMMVLVVFALLQIISGGMFFNSLKNNNDNSKVSRELRVQQAELNQAWVLMLHTRINLSRSAARMMMDPANSQSAAKTDLLNNAKKSLASAEQHYNKFKQVAPISAEMNTVVKDIDGDYQTYHQALAELIGYLESGNMDAYFGQSTQGMQNALEKAYDGYLALNDRMYEASYVDSRDGYTFAIWQLGVLALALAAVILLVWVGMRQILLKPLNVVIGHIREIAAGNLTEKINVEGKNELTQLASSVQHMQQELITTVSSVREGSDAIYSGTTEIAAGNNDLSSRTEQQAASLEETAASMEQLTATVKQNADNARQASQLALNASETAQRGGKVVDGVVKTMHDIAGSSKKIADIISVIDGIAFQTNILALNAAVEAARAGEQGRGFAVVAGEVRNLASRSAQAAKEIKLLIEDSVSRVDTGSVLVESAGETMSDIVNAVTRVTDIMGEIASASDEQSRGIDQVALAVSEMDRVTQQNASLVEESAAAAAALEEQASRLTQSVATFRLQGNAGSQKPAAAAPVAQSPVVHAPRTPARAGDNDNWETF; this is encoded by the coding sequence ATGTTAAAGCGTATTCGCGTTGTCACCATGCTGATGATGGTGCTGGTGGTGTTCGCGCTGCTGCAAATCATTTCCGGTGGAATGTTCTTTAATTCGTTAAAAAACAATAATGATAACTCCAAAGTCTCCCGCGAACTCCGGGTGCAGCAGGCTGAATTAAATCAGGCATGGGTTCTGATGCTGCACACGCGCATTAACCTTAGTCGCTCCGCCGCGCGCATGATGATGGATCCGGCCAATAGTCAGAGCGCCGCCAAAACCGATCTGCTGAACAATGCGAAGAAATCCCTCGCCAGCGCCGAGCAGCACTACAACAAATTTAAACAGGTTGCGCCCATTTCCGCCGAGATGAACACCGTGGTGAAAGATATCGACGGTGATTACCAGACCTACCATCAGGCGCTGGCGGAGCTGATTGGCTACCTGGAAAGCGGCAACATGGATGCCTATTTCGGCCAGTCGACCCAGGGCATGCAGAATGCGCTCGAAAAAGCCTACGACGGCTACCTGGCGCTGAACGATCGCATGTATGAGGCCTCGTACGTCGACAGCCGCGACGGTTACACCTTTGCTATCTGGCAGTTGGGGGTTTTAGCCCTGGCGCTGGCCGCAGTCATTCTGCTGGTCTGGGTCGGGATGCGTCAGATCCTGCTGAAACCGTTGAACGTGGTGATTGGCCATATCCGCGAGATTGCGGCCGGTAACCTGACGGAAAAAATTAACGTTGAAGGCAAAAACGAGCTGACCCAGTTGGCCTCCAGCGTGCAGCACATGCAGCAGGAACTGATTACCACGGTCAGCAGCGTGCGCGAAGGGTCGGATGCCATTTACAGCGGCACCACCGAAATTGCCGCAGGCAACAACGATCTTTCATCCCGCACCGAGCAACAGGCGGCGTCCCTGGAAGAAACCGCTGCCAGCATGGAGCAGCTCACCGCCACCGTTAAGCAAAATGCCGACAACGCACGTCAGGCTTCTCAGCTGGCGCTGAATGCGTCCGAAACCGCGCAGCGCGGCGGTAAGGTTGTGGATGGCGTGGTGAAAACCATGCATGACATCGCGGGTTCCTCCAAGAAAATTGCCGACATCATTAGCGTGATTGACGGCATTGCCTTCCAGACCAACATTCTGGCGCTGAACGCGGCGGTAGAAGCTGCACGTGCGGGTGAGCAAGGACGCGGCTTCGCGGTTGTCGCCGGGGAAGTGCGTAACTTAGCCAGCCGCAGTGCCCAGGCGGCGAAAGAAATTAAGTTGCTGATTGAAGATTCCGTTTCACGCGTGGACACGGGTTCCGTGCTGGTTGAAAGCGCAGGGGAAACCATGAGCGACATCGTGAACGCGGTGACGCGGGTCACGGACATCATGGGAGAAATCGCCTCCGCTTCTGACGAGCAAAGCCGGGGTATCGACCAGGTCGCCCTCGCCGTGTCTGAGATGGACAGAGTGACGCAGCAGAACGCCTCGCTGGTGGAAGAGTCTGCTGCTGCGGCCGCCGCGCTGGAGGAGCAGGCCAGCCGCCTGACTCAATCGGTCGCGACGTTCCGTTTGCAAGGGAATGCGGGTAGTCAAAAACCTGCAGCGGCCGCGCCGGTAGCGCAAAGCCCTGTGGTTCATGCCCCGCGTACTCCGGCCCGGGCCGGGGATAACGATAACTGGGAAACTTTCTGA
- a CDS encoding molecular chaperone gives MKMKLGGRPACACLLLALAVGQNALAGGLQISPVNLTLSAAQNADGIWLSNEGTAPLNAQVRVFNWQQSGNADRLSTSQGLVISPPIVTLPAGERQLVRVIRTTPATNQVEQAYRLFIDELPPAKVQKNTLQFVMRYSVPVFLQPVGQAENTAKLKWALVQTDGKTFVDVSNQGNSHAQLSAMTFIQANGARKTITPGLLGYVLPGSTMRWIISSSASDAYHSGKVEVTINGQKTEQNL, from the coding sequence ATGAAAATGAAATTAGGCGGACGCCCGGCCTGCGCATGCCTGTTGCTGGCGCTGGCCGTGGGACAAAATGCGTTGGCCGGTGGTCTGCAGATATCGCCGGTTAACCTGACGTTGAGCGCCGCACAAAATGCGGACGGTATATGGTTAAGTAATGAAGGGACTGCGCCGCTCAACGCGCAGGTTCGGGTGTTTAACTGGCAGCAAAGCGGCAATGCCGACAGGCTGTCAACCTCTCAGGGGCTGGTCATTAGTCCGCCCATCGTGACGCTGCCCGCCGGGGAGCGTCAGCTTGTCCGCGTGATCCGCACGACGCCTGCCACCAATCAGGTGGAACAGGCCTACCGTTTGTTTATTGATGAACTTCCGCCTGCCAAAGTGCAGAAAAATACCCTTCAATTTGTTATGCGCTATTCCGTCCCGGTGTTTTTGCAGCCTGTCGGGCAGGCTGAAAACACAGCGAAGCTAAAATGGGCATTGGTGCAAACCGATGGCAAAACATTTGTCGATGTGAGTAATCAGGGAAACAGCCACGCCCAGCTTTCTGCCATGACATTTATTCAGGCTAATGGGGCGCGAAAAACGATTACGCCAGGTCTGTTAGGTTATGTTCTTCCAGGTTCAACTATGCGGTGGATAATATCTTCGTCTGCCAGTGATGCTTATCACAGTGGAAAGGTTGAAGTCACTATCAATGGTCAAAAAACAGAACAAAATCTATGA
- a CDS encoding fimbria/pilus outer membrane usher protein gives MTAAQNTNNDLPQNAASNDTAQPVGVDLYLDTTVNGNAVGLVHLGYAQGKLYGDAMALRQLGFRLPENAKPPYYLDDIAQVKVDYNVQQQTLALTAPLSLLDLKTTQLNQSDMSAPKAANAFGALLNYDLYGDSGKSNNFNTFSEFRAFNSAGVLSSTQLTRYSTEQNSNQSFSRLDTSWRTSFPDKMLAVTLGDTLTSSLSWSRQTRIAGVKIGTDFGLNPYMPTTPLPAFLGSATLPSSVELYVNGVKYYNGEVPAGSFQLNTLPNITGAGDAQVMMTDALGRTSVQNFSFYNDQLLLREGLTDWSLELGVVRKNYGYSSFDYASEPAISGTWRRGFSNSLTAGGHMEASDSLVNGGVSSDWIPWSQSGTISTALAASSDAGESGYLYSLGYRWSGGRFNFSSSATATSGDYHDVATRYGAPPAAFSGSAVVGYNFGVGGNLSLSYLQFRYPDQSAIRYANASWFKPITENISLSASFNQNIDDTRDRSVYLMLTVSTSNSLTAGATVQRTGDKMGYQLNASQNPPSEGGVGWNVAASQQSSQQTGQGEVGYLGRYGRVYTGFRSIPDNNYGYAGATGSLVMMGGGVFAAREINNGFAVVSTDGIPDVPVKLQHNLVGNSDSSGRLLVTPLNSYQNNLISIDPMNLPANMRIRSVSLNATPADRSGTLVNFDIKPVRAAQISLVDAKGKTIAEGSPVRLMTGIGQDSIVGFDGMTYFDALELHNQLRVTTGSGICVAEFDYPENQKNVPTIGPVVCR, from the coding sequence ATGACAGCAGCACAAAATACTAATAATGACTTACCTCAGAATGCGGCCAGCAATGATACAGCTCAGCCTGTAGGCGTGGATTTATATCTGGACACGACGGTGAACGGGAATGCCGTGGGTCTGGTTCATCTTGGCTACGCGCAGGGAAAACTTTACGGCGACGCAATGGCCCTGCGTCAGTTGGGATTTCGCCTGCCGGAAAATGCAAAGCCGCCGTATTACCTGGATGACATTGCTCAGGTCAAAGTTGACTATAACGTCCAGCAACAAACCCTGGCCCTGACCGCACCGCTAAGCCTGTTAGATCTGAAAACCACCCAGCTCAACCAGTCCGACATGTCTGCGCCGAAGGCCGCCAATGCCTTTGGGGCATTGCTGAATTACGACCTCTACGGCGACAGTGGCAAGAGCAACAACTTCAACACGTTCAGTGAGTTCCGTGCGTTTAACTCGGCAGGCGTCCTGAGTTCGACCCAGCTTACCCGCTACAGCACGGAACAGAATAGCAATCAGTCTTTTAGCCGCCTGGACACCAGCTGGCGCACCTCCTTTCCCGATAAAATGCTGGCGGTAACCCTCGGCGATACGCTCACCAGCTCGCTTTCTTGGTCCCGCCAGACCCGCATTGCCGGGGTGAAAATTGGGACGGATTTTGGCCTCAACCCTTATATGCCGACGACGCCGCTGCCCGCGTTTCTGGGTTCGGCCACGCTGCCCTCAAGCGTTGAGCTGTATGTCAACGGGGTAAAATACTATAACGGCGAGGTTCCGGCGGGCAGTTTCCAGTTAAATACGCTGCCAAACATCACCGGCGCAGGGGATGCTCAGGTGATGATGACTGATGCCCTCGGCAGAACCAGCGTGCAGAACTTCTCTTTTTACAACGATCAGCTTCTGCTGAGGGAAGGATTGACGGACTGGTCGCTTGAGCTGGGCGTGGTCAGAAAAAACTACGGCTATTCCTCTTTCGATTACGCCAGCGAACCGGCGATCAGCGGCACCTGGCGACGTGGCTTTAGCAACAGCCTGACTGCAGGCGGCCATATGGAGGCCAGCGACAGCCTGGTCAACGGGGGCGTTAGCAGCGACTGGATCCCCTGGAGTCAGTCCGGGACGATTTCAACCGCGCTGGCGGCAAGCTCGGACGCCGGGGAGAGCGGCTATTTATATAGTCTCGGGTACCGCTGGTCCGGCGGGCGCTTCAACTTTAGCTCCAGCGCCACGGCTACCTCCGGCGACTATCACGATGTGGCGACGCGGTATGGCGCCCCGCCGGCTGCCTTCAGCGGCAGCGCGGTGGTGGGGTATAACTTTGGCGTAGGGGGGAATCTCAGTCTGAGTTACCTGCAGTTTCGCTACCCTGACCAAAGCGCTATTCGTTACGCCAACGCCAGCTGGTTTAAACCGATCACGGAAAACATCTCTTTAAGCGCCAGCTTTAACCAGAACATTGATGATACCCGCGACCGCAGCGTCTACCTGATGTTGACAGTCAGTACCAGCAATAGCCTGACGGCCGGCGCGACAGTGCAGCGCACCGGTGACAAGATGGGCTACCAGCTCAATGCCAGCCAGAATCCACCGTCCGAGGGCGGTGTCGGCTGGAACGTAGCTGCCAGCCAGCAAAGTTCCCAGCAAACCGGGCAGGGCGAAGTGGGTTACCTGGGGCGCTATGGCCGCGTATATACCGGCTTCCGCAGCATTCCTGACAACAATTATGGCTATGCGGGGGCGACGGGGTCGCTGGTGATGATGGGCGGCGGCGTTTTTGCCGCCCGGGAAATCAACAACGGGTTTGCCGTGGTCTCTACGGACGGGATCCCCGATGTACCGGTCAAGCTGCAGCATAATCTGGTAGGCAACAGCGACAGCAGCGGACGGCTGCTGGTGACGCCGCTCAACAGCTACCAGAACAACCTGATCAGTATCGATCCGATGAACCTGCCGGCCAACATGCGGATCCGCAGCGTTAGCCTGAACGCGACCCCAGCCGACCGCTCCGGGACGCTGGTGAATTTTGATATCAAGCCGGTTCGCGCTGCCCAGATAAGTCTGGTTGACGCTAAAGGCAAAACTATCGCCGAAGGCAGCCCGGTCAGGCTGATGACGGGCATCGGGCAGGACTCGATTGTCGGGTTTGATGGCATGACCTATTTCGATGCGCTTGAGCTACATAATCAGCTCCGGGTGACGACAGGAAGCGGCATTTGTGTGGCTGAGTTTGACTATCCAGAGAATCAGAAAAACGTACCGACTATTGGCCCGGTTGTGTGCCGATAG
- a CDS encoding spore coat U domain-containing protein: protein MRLKQLLLLAVLLLSPGISHAVVCSVSNVQNVNFGTLNPLATGTPNTSMTFDYSCSKQLGDLLAGVTLCFNIDGAGVGNHKMSFAGPPASTLSYELYQGTLSGGAWGSQFQSGTTYPVVQLNLLNLTPVTGSLTVYAQMTLPQISAAPGGYQDTYTSGMMTVTMNTGLLAPPASCGTGVTANFPFNVVATVGKQCNVSYANNVSFGPVTATQTNVASNNTIGIACTNGTLYTVGLTPSNGNTGGTGVLSGTGSNTDQVPYQLRQATGTSGAVWGNTSQNMPSSTGTGSAQQFPVYVTIPSTNYTPDNYADTVTITVTY, encoded by the coding sequence ATGAGATTAAAACAATTGTTGCTGCTGGCGGTGCTCTTGCTGTCCCCCGGGATTAGCCATGCGGTCGTGTGCTCGGTGAGTAACGTGCAAAACGTTAACTTTGGCACCCTCAACCCGCTGGCGACAGGCACGCCGAACACGTCGATGACCTTCGATTACAGCTGTTCCAAACAATTGGGCGATCTGCTTGCCGGGGTGACGCTCTGCTTCAATATCGACGGGGCCGGGGTAGGGAACCACAAAATGTCCTTTGCCGGGCCACCGGCCAGTACGCTGTCCTATGAGCTTTATCAGGGCACATTGAGCGGGGGGGCGTGGGGAAGCCAGTTCCAGTCGGGAACAACGTACCCGGTGGTGCAGCTCAATTTGCTTAACCTGACGCCCGTCACCGGCAGCCTGACGGTCTACGCCCAAATGACGCTGCCGCAAATATCCGCCGCGCCAGGCGGCTATCAAGATACTTACACCAGCGGCATGATGACCGTCACAATGAACACCGGCCTGTTGGCACCGCCCGCAAGCTGCGGTACGGGCGTGACGGCAAACTTTCCCTTCAACGTGGTGGCGACAGTGGGCAAGCAGTGCAACGTCAGCTATGCCAATAACGTTAGCTTTGGGCCGGTGACGGCCACGCAAACCAATGTGGCGTCGAATAACACCATTGGGATTGCCTGCACCAACGGCACGCTTTACACCGTGGGCCTGACGCCATCGAACGGTAACACGGGCGGCACCGGGGTATTGTCAGGCACAGGAAGTAATACCGACCAGGTGCCTTATCAGCTAAGGCAAGCTACCGGAACATCCGGGGCGGTGTGGGGCAATACGTCGCAGAACATGCCGTCCAGTACCGGCACTGGGTCTGCGCAGCAGTTCCCGGTCTATGTCACTATTCCGAGCACCAATTACACGCCAGACAACTATGCCGACACGGTAACCATCACCGTAACCTATTGA
- a CDS encoding methyl-accepting chemotaxis protein: MLNRIRISTTLFLILIVCGVLQIGSNGLSFWAFRDDFQNLKRVEVSNQQRDALTQSRAALLQASNALNRAGTLTALSYPPDDIKRLMADARSSLKQADMLFNQFLEIPQKGGEAETMLASTKESYAAFRDDLQHQATWLENNQLSDFMTAPVQKSQGVFDANFNAWQQSINQIVQAASGDSQKNYHISAVIFTVVTIIAVVLLLGSLAWSRKMIVQPLAIVRSHFDSIAAGDLAKPISVFGRNEISEIFASLKNMQTALKETVSQVRSGTRSMHAGIGEIAAGNSDLSARTEQQAASLAETAASMEQLTATVGQNADNARQAAQLSRSAADTAKQGGQQAANVANTMRDIAGSSQKISDITSVIDGIAFQTNILALNAAVEAARAGEQGRGFAVVAGEVRNLASRSAQAAKEIKVLIEESVDRVQQGSKLVDTAATTMAEIVRSVTQVNDIMGEIASASDEQRRGIEQVAQAVSQMDQVTQQNAALVEEAASATDALAGQAEYLSGVVAVFHLSGADAEPAASEFAATGEWVTS, translated from the coding sequence ATGTTAAACCGTATCCGGATCTCGACCACGCTTTTCCTGATTTTGATTGTCTGCGGCGTTTTGCAGATTGGCAGTAATGGGTTGTCTTTTTGGGCTTTTCGTGACGATTTCCAGAACCTGAAAAGGGTTGAGGTTAGCAATCAGCAGCGCGACGCGTTAACCCAAAGCCGGGCCGCGTTACTGCAGGCCAGCAATGCCTTGAACCGGGCGGGCACGCTGACGGCACTCAGCTATCCACCGGACGATATTAAGCGCCTGATGGCGGATGCCCGCAGCAGCCTGAAGCAGGCGGATATGCTGTTTAACCAGTTCCTTGAGATCCCGCAGAAAGGGGGCGAGGCCGAGACAATGCTGGCGTCGACGAAAGAGAGCTATGCGGCATTCAGAGACGATCTCCAGCATCAGGCAACATGGCTCGAGAACAACCAGCTTTCCGATTTTATGACCGCGCCAGTACAGAAATCGCAGGGTGTTTTTGATGCGAACTTTAATGCCTGGCAGCAGAGCATTAATCAGATTGTGCAAGCCGCGAGCGGCGACAGCCAGAAAAATTACCATATCTCCGCGGTGATATTCACCGTGGTGACGATCATCGCCGTGGTGCTTTTGCTCGGCTCCCTGGCCTGGTCGCGCAAGATGATTGTGCAGCCGCTGGCGATTGTGCGGAGCCACTTTGACAGCATCGCCGCCGGGGATCTGGCGAAGCCTATTTCGGTCTTCGGGCGCAATGAGATCTCGGAGATATTCGCCAGCCTGAAAAACATGCAGACGGCATTAAAAGAGACGGTCAGCCAGGTGCGCAGCGGCACTCGCTCAATGCACGCCGGTATTGGCGAAATTGCCGCAGGTAATAGCGATCTGTCTGCGCGCACCGAGCAGCAGGCGGCTTCCCTGGCCGAAACCGCAGCCAGCATGGAACAGCTCACGGCCACGGTCGGGCAGAACGCCGATAACGCTCGCCAGGCGGCGCAGCTTTCCCGCAGCGCGGCTGATACCGCGAAACAGGGCGGGCAGCAGGCGGCAAATGTGGCAAATACCATGCGTGATATTGCGGGAAGTTCACAGAAGATTAGTGATATTACCAGTGTGATCGACGGTATTGCGTTCCAGACCAATATCCTCGCGCTGAACGCGGCGGTAGAAGCTGCACGAGCCGGGGAGCAGGGGCGTGGGTTCGCGGTGGTTGCCGGGGAAGTTCGCAACCTGGCCAGCCGCAGCGCGCAGGCGGCCAAAGAGATCAAAGTGTTAATCGAAGAGTCAGTTGATCGCGTACAGCAGGGGTCGAAGCTGGTGGATACGGCGGCGACAACGATGGCTGAAATTGTCCGTTCGGTCACCCAGGTGAACGACATTATGGGCGAAATTGCCTCGGCGTCAGATGAACAGCGCCGTGGGATTGAGCAAGTCGCCCAGGCGGTCAGCCAGATGGATCAGGTCACGCAGCAAAACGCCGCGCTGGTGGAAGAAGCCGCCAGCGCCACCGATGCGCTGGCGGGGCAGGCTGAATATCTTTCCGGTGTGGTGGCGGTATTTCACCTGAGCGGTGCCGACGCTGAGCCCGCAGCCAGTGAATTCGCCGCGACCGGAGAATGGGTAACAT